One window of Chitinispirillales bacterium ANBcel5 genomic DNA carries:
- the nadA gene encoding quinolinate synthase NadA: MDIKEQIKRLKKEKNAVILAHTYQPGDIQDAADYVGDSYGLSVQASNTDADVIVFCGVRFMAETAHILSPSKKVILPAEDAGCPMADMINGDDIVKLKEKYPDYLVMCYVNSTSEIKAHSDVCCTSSNAVKIAQKLPPEKGILFVPDQHLGSYIMEQLGREMVLWDGFCPTHVRIQPEMIKQARELYPDASILIHPEAPRACRELCDQVLSTGQMVQHVKTSETMEFVIATELGLIHTLQRERPDKTYHPLFSGLLCPNMKKGSLEQIVSALEGTGGEVITLPQEIRQKAKYSLTCMLELS; encoded by the coding sequence ATGGATATAAAAGAGCAAATTAAAAGATTAAAAAAAGAGAAGAATGCAGTTATTCTGGCTCACACTTATCAGCCTGGGGATATTCAGGACGCAGCAGATTATGTGGGGGATTCCTACGGGTTGTCGGTTCAGGCGAGTAATACAGACGCAGATGTAATTGTTTTCTGTGGTGTACGGTTTATGGCAGAAACTGCCCATATCCTTAGTCCATCAAAAAAAGTTATTCTTCCGGCAGAAGATGCAGGGTGCCCGATGGCAGATATGATCAATGGTGATGATATTGTAAAGCTAAAAGAAAAGTACCCTGATTACCTGGTGATGTGTTATGTTAACTCCACTTCTGAGATCAAGGCTCACTCTGATGTCTGCTGTACAAGCTCAAATGCGGTGAAAATTGCACAAAAGCTACCTCCCGAAAAAGGAATACTGTTTGTACCTGATCAGCATCTGGGATCGTATATAATGGAACAGCTGGGGCGTGAAATGGTACTGTGGGATGGTTTCTGTCCTACACATGTGCGAATTCAGCCCGAAATGATAAAGCAAGCAAGAGAGCTATACCCTGATGCTTCAATTCTGATACATCCTGAAGCGCCACGTGCCTGCAGAGAACTGTGTGATCAGGTTCTCTCTACCGGACAAATGGTGCAGCATGTAAAAACCTCCGAAACAATGGAATTTGTGATTGCTACGGAACTGGGGTTAATCCATACATTGCAACGTGAACGCCCTGATAAAACGTATCACCCTCTTTTTTCCGGGCTGTTGTGTCCCAATATGAAAAAGGGATCACTTGAGCAGATCGTTTCTGCTCTTGAAGGTACCGGCGGTGAAGTGATCACATTGCCTCAGGAGATCCGTCAGAAAGCAAAATACTCACTGACCTGCATGCTTGAGTTAAGTTAA